GTGGATCTGAACGAGAAGATCAGCATCGGTCGCAACCGCACCAAAAGGGTCGGCGGCAACGAAAAGGACAGCATCGGCAGAAACTGGTCCACCAAGGTCGGCAAGAACAAGACCGAGACCATCGGCATGGCCTACATCCAGAACGTGGGTCTGGGCCGGATGGAAAACGTGGGGTTGGGCTACAGCCTGAATGTCGGGTTGATGATGAATACCGTCGTCGGCTTGAACCAGAGCGCCCAGATTAGCAGAAACAAGAGCACCACCGTCGGCAAAACCTATAGCCTGACGGCCGGAGGAAGCAGTGCCCCAGGCGGTGGTGTGCCAATGGCAAACACCTTGGTCGCAGGGGGGGCTCCAGAAGGCAAATCCTCAGGAGGGTCAAACATAACCATGGATGGCGATTCGATCACCCTGACGGTGGGCAAGTCGAGCCTCATGCTCAAGGCCGACGGGACCGTCACGATCAACGGCAAGAACATCGATATCCTTGGATCGGATCACGTGCAGGTCGACTCAAAGCGTGTCGATCTCAATTGAGAATGGATGATGGAAATGCGTCAACCTCCTTATGTTCTTGAGTCCCCCGTAGAGGCAGCGGCCCTGCCGGAAGTGCGAAATCACACGCACTTCCCCAGCCAGTACTTCCAGATGATGGATACCAGTGACAAGGTCTTTCATGTGTTGGTCAGCCGCCTCACTTACGACCTCAGCAACCTGGACGAGCAAAAAAAGCCTCGATTGGCTCGTGAACAGCAAGAATTGGTTCAGTCAGACATGTTCTACAGCAAGGTCAACGCCAGCAGTCTTGTTCAGGAAAGTGATTTTGCACCCTACAAGCCTCGCTGCGACGTTCTCTTTGCACACGCCACAGCCTACGCGCCCGATGGGAAACAAGCCACACGCTGGCCCGTCGGCGTAAAAATAGGCGAATGGCGCAAAGTCATGGCCGTGTGCGGACCACGCACCATCCAGCCGGGAGTGCTGGGCTGGAAGCTGAACAATCCTGAACCTGCCATTCAGGTCCCGATACGCTACGAACTCGCCTTCGGCGGCACTTACCAGTGGCCGGAAACCCTCGCTGAGGATGAGGAGCCACAGATCCACGCCAGGTACGAACCTAACCCGATCGGTTGTGGCCTGCTGCACTCACTGTGGCTGAAAAAGGTGCGCCCGCAGATGCTCAAGGCGCCGCAAATGGAAGTGTTCGAACAACCATTCAAGGACCATTGGCTGGAGCGCCTGGACTATCCGGTGATGGGCCTCGGCGCCATTGGTCGTTGGTGGCAACCACGTGTGTCATTCGCCGGCACCTATGACCAGAACTGGAAAGAACATCGCTGGCCCCGCCTGCCTCTGGATTTCGACGCCAACTATTGGAACTGCGCCCCGCAGGATCAGCAGATCGATTACCCAGAAGGTGGAGAAGAGATTCTGCTTGTAGGCCTGACCCCAGGCGGCGGACAATTCCGCGCCTGCCTGCCAGACCGTCCACCCCATGCCTTGGCGCGCCTGCATGCAGGTCCGATCCTGGCGCGCCCGATGCACCTGGACACGCTTATTTTCGACATGCATCGTATGACGCTGACTTGCGTCCACCGTATGCTCATCGCCGCCGATGCCGACGTGCGCGTGCTCGAAATCCGACGCAGGGAAGCATAAAAATGGCCAGCGAAGCCGCTATAGCCAAGGATACGCAGTTTGTGCTGGTCAGCATGCTGCCAGACGTCTGTCTCACTCCCGACAAGAAAGGGAAGCCAATTCCTTATCCCATTACCCATGACATGGGCCAGAGCAAGCAGTGCTCGCCCAACGTGTTCTTTCGCGGTCAGCCGGCCTACCTGCACGAGGAAAGCTACGCCGATAACGTCAAGGGTGACGAACCAGGCGCCGGCAAAGGAGTGGTTTCAGGCACCCATACGAAAATCAGCCGCAGCGAACAGTACAGCCCCAGTGTCTTCATCAACGGCCAGCATCTGGTGCGAACGGGCGACAAGGTATGGATGAACCGGGCCGACCCGGGCAACGCCGTTGGCACTAACGCCGCCAGCAGCAAGAAAGCCCGCTGGGACTGCCGCAAAGGTCAGATCACTGCGGCCAAGGACCAGCTGGAGGATATGCCCGAGGGCCCAGAAAAGGATCGCTTGCAAGCGGCCACGGAACGCTTCGAGCGCAATAACGTGGCGGTGGAGCACGCGCGACTTTCGCAGGCTGTTTACGATCCCAGTCAGCCTCCTCCCGAAGGCTGGATCGATATCAGCAACGATCCGGAAAAGTTGGCGCAATACAATTTGGATCCTGATGACCTTAGCGCAGAAGGCTCCAATTTCCGAGCTGCAGTTTATGAACCTGATCCAGCTGTGTTCGGTTCGGATATGAAGCCAACGGTTGCCTTCAAGGGAACGCAAAATGGTGAGGACTGGAAAAATAATCTTGCGCAGGGCATAGATCGACAATCGGACTATTACGAGAACGCTGTCCAAATCGGAAAGGATATTAAACGATCTGGAGCCCTTGTCGATATTACCGGGCACTCCTTGGGGGGAGGCTTGGCTTCTGCTGCCTCGCAAGCCAGCGGCAGGCCGGCCACTACATTCAACGCCGCTGGACTGCACGACAATACGGTGGAGCGTTATGGAGGCGTTGTACACCAGACGGATATCCAGGCCTATCGTGTCGATGGTGAGATACTGACCGGCATTCAAGAGCCGGGCTGGGGCGGTACGGCAGCCGCCGCCGGCGCGGGCTTTTCTCTGGGTGGTGTCAAGGGGGCTGCTATCGGCGTACTGGCACGCTGGGGTCTTGCAGCCGTGATGCCCGACTCTGTAGGTACGCCGCACACATTAGAGGGCAAAGGCCTGGACCCCATTGATCGACATTTGATGCCTCAAGTCATCGACTCGATTGAGGAGCAGAAGTCCGAAGACCAACAGGTCTTAGCCTCAGCTACCGGGAAAACATGCCAATGAAAGCATCACTGCTACACAAAATGCCCTTCTTGCTCTCACGCCGCAATTGGCTGATTCTTGGCGTAACGCTTTTGCTCACCGCCTGCTTTCCAGGCAATGGTCAAGGAAACCGCTTTATGAACCATTCATACCCCGCCAGCACCTTCTTCAAAGGCCACTATCTGCTGCTGGCCCAGGCGATCGAACGCAACGATATGGCTCAGCTAAGGCAGCTGGCAGAGGGTCAGGACCTTAGTCTTAAAGGCGAAAAGGACATGGACCTGATGTGGTTTGCTATCGCCCACGAAAACTTCGATGCCATCCAAGCATTAGTGGAACTGGGTGTTAATCCGGACGCACAAATAGCACAAGGTATCGGCAGCGCCTTGCAATTTACCTTTATGAAGCACGATGACACCCGCTACCTCAAGGCCATGCTCGACGGGGGATTATCACCGAATCATCAGTACCCTGGGCAAAAACTGATGCTTCAGCGTGGGGTATTCGGCGGGCTGGAACATGTCAAATTGTTATTGGAGCACGGTACCCGTATCGATGACCGTGACAGCATCGGGAGGACAGCGCTCCACGAAGCCAGCACCAGAATGAAGCCCGACATTGCCATTTACTTGGTGCAACAGGGTGCAGAATTCAATACATACACAGCCGTAGGGTCTTCCATAGCCTGGGGGGTTTATCTCGACATCAACGATACCCGCCCCGGCAACCCCATCCATACCCAATTCCTCGAACTACGCGACCTGATGATCGAAAAAGGCGCCAAGTGGCCGCCAGATTCGCCTATCGAGGTCCGTGACCAGATGCGCGCTCGCGGGGAAAACCCGCCCGTACCTCCGGGACAGCCGCGCTGACATGGCGCCTGCAGAGAACCCATTGCTCACAACACGGCAAGCAATACACCCACTCACCATTTATCTTGAGAGCTGAAAATCCGATGATCATCTTCCCCCGTTTCAATCATCAGGCCGCACGGGTCCTCACTTTGTTGGTCTGCCTGGTTGCTATTCCCCAGGCTCAGTCAGTCGAGGGCACATCGCCCCCGAACATTGTGTTTGCTGAGACCAACTACCAACTGGCCTGGCAGTCGAACCCGACTCCGGGTTACAGCAAACACGAGTTCCTGCCCCAGGGCCAGGAACTCCCGTATTACCACAACATGCTGCTGGTGGAGCAATTGACGAATGGCATGACAGTGCCCCAGGTCGTGCAGAGCCAGATCGAGCTCGTCACCGAGCGCAAGCAAAGCGATCCGGTCGCCCAGCATCGCATCATGAACAATGAACAAACCGGAGAGTTCCTGCTGGACTTCCTGCTCAGCGCGGCAGATTCCGAGCACGGCACCATCATCGAGTGGAACGTCTACCGCTATATCCCGCAGCAAAGTGCCGACGGCAGTGAAGGGGTCTTGCTTTTGGGCTACAGCGCCCGCGCCTATGGCGACGAGGAGGGGCGAAGCTTCTTGATTGAGCTGCAGGAAAGCCGGCCACAAATAATCCAGGCACTCGTCTCGCTCAGCGTTCCAGAACACATAGGCACCACAGCCGAGCGCTGATAAACCTATTACATAGGCAACCGTCGCCATGTCGATTACTCTGGCCCCCATTACCGTCCGCGCATACAGGCCCGTAGCGCTGCCCAACGGCAACGCGGTCATTGTCGACCCGCGGGAGAGCAGCGTTTTGCTGGAAACGTACAGCCCGCAAAACCCTGACACCATGCTGATGAGTGAGGCGCTGAACTACGAGCAGTATGCGCAAATGCGGGCAGAAAACCCCGACATTGCCTTTCCGGAGTTGGTCAAGCCCGTGCCAGCCGACCAGCAGGGGCAGGACAGCACGCAAGCACAACAAGGTCGCATTCAACCCAATAATTATCCCCAGCCCGGACCTATTGGCAACACCACTGGCATTATTGTCCCGAAGACCAGTGCCGCCCCAGCCGGAGCTCCGGGTAACCCCTCAGGCGGCGCGGAAACCGAAGCCGAAAGTGGCTGGTGGAAAAGCTGGGGGTCAGCTGTCACGCACGGTGTGCTGGATGTGGTCGGGCTGGTACCAGTCTTGGGTATACCAGCGGACCTTACCAATGCCGCGATTTATGCCGCTGAACGCGAGTATGTGGATGCCGGTCTCAGCGCCGCAGCCGCTATTCCCTTTTTCGGATGGGGAGCCACCGCAGTCAAGAGGGGCAGGCAGGTCGGTAATGCCGTAGACGCTACGCGCGCAGCCCAGACAGGTACTGAAGCCGCCGTCACAGGCGGGCGCCAGGGGGCTGAAGCAGTTGGTAACGCATCGGCCAGGAACACCGGAAGTCCCTCGTCCACAGGTGGCCGAGTTGACGGCAACACCCCCCCCAACAACAGGGACGGCCAAGCCAATAGGCCCTGCGCCTGCTGAACGCACTTATGAACAAGGATGAACCATGAGTATCACGCCGCCCAATATTCAATTGGCAACCGGTGCCTGCGTGCTGCAAGGCGAGGACGAACTCGATTTCACGCTCGACGGCGCTTTTGCCTTGCAATGGCAGCGCACCTACCTCTCAAACAACGACGACTGCGGCCTGCTCGGCCCAGGCTGGACGCTACCGTTGTCGTTTGCGCTGGAGCGCAGCGACAGCCATCTGTTTTTCATCGATCTGCAAGGTCGCCGCACGCAGTTTCCACTGCTCGACGTCGGAGAGCGTTTCTTCTCGCGCTTCGAGCATACGACCCTGTTGCGCAGCGCTGAACAGCAGTATGAGCTGATCACCCCCGAAGGCCTGCGACTACTATTCTCACCGCTGGCCTCTCCTGGCTACACGAACACGACCGACGCTTTACGCCTGCCGCTGCAAGGCCTGCGCGACCCCAACGGCAATGGCTGGCACCTGCAATACGACGCCCGTGGCCTGCCATTGGAACTCGAAGGCACGGATGGCTACCGGGTGGCTTTCGTTTATGACGATGGCTTCGATTCGCCGCGTCTGCGCGAGGTGCGCTATCTGGCCGACACCGGTGCCGCCAACAACTTCTTCTCCCGTTCCTCACGCCTGCTGGTGGAGTACCGCTACAACAGCACAGGTGACCTGACCGCCGTGCTTGATGCTGAAGGTCGATATTGTCGACGCTTCGATTATGCCAATCACACCCTCAGTGCCCATTGGCAGCCGTCGGGTCAAGTCGTCCGTTTCGGCTGGTCAGCGCACCACCCCGACGGCCAGGTGCTGTCGGTGCAAACATCGAGTGAACGCCAGTGGTGGCTGCACTACGATACTGCCGAACGCAGCACCCGAATCACCGAACAGTCTGAAGGTCTGTCACGTTTCAGCATCCAGTACTTCGATGCCGAGCAGCGCCTCATCGCCCTGCACGATGCCTTGGGCAACATCACCCGTTCCGAGCGCGACGCATTTGGTCACGTCATTGCTCATATCGACCCTCAGGGTGCCACCACGCGCTACAGCTACGATGAGCACGGTAACGTACTCGTCATCACTTGGCCCGACGGCACCATTGATGCGCTTCAGTGGGATGCAAACCTGCGCAAACCTGTGGCCCACACCAACCCGCTTGGACATACTACCCGCTACGACTACGACGCCCGCGGCAATCTGATGCGTGTTACTGCGGCCGATGGCAGCCAGACCACTTACGAACGGGACGCCCGCGGCCTGCCAGTGGCCATCATCGATGCTCATGACAAGCGCAGGATACTGCGTCTGGATGCCATCGGTAGGGTCGTGGAGTACACCGATTGCTCCGGCCAACGCACTCATTATGAGTGGGACATCTACGGCAATCTCGTCGCCTTCACCGATGCTCTGGGCCAGCGCACTCGCTATACCTACCGATTCATCAACCGTCAGGCATGCCTGGTCAAACTCGACCTGCCGGGCGGTAGCTGTGAGCGGTTTGCCTACGATGCCCAGAGCAACCTCATAGCCCACCACGACGCTATGGGCCGCACAACGCGGTACCAGTTCGACAGCGAAGGCCGACCACTTGCACGCACCGATGCCATCGGCCACCGCCTGGACTACCGCTACGATGGTTTTGGCCGGTTGATCACACTGCGCAACGAGAACAACAGCTATTACCACTTTGCCTGGGATAACCTGGATCGCCTGATAGCCGAACAAGGCTTCGACGGTCGCCGCATTGACTACCGCTATGACGCAGCCGGCCATCTGCTGGAAAGCGTTGACGGAGTGCCCGTGGGCGGCCCCATGCTCGGACACGGCTGTACTTCGGTGTTGCGTAGCTATTACCAGCGCGATGCCCTCGGGCGGCTGCTGGAAAAACGTGCCGCCAGGCCCGGCGCCCCAGCGCTGCGCACCCGATACGCCTACGACGACGCTGGTCAGTTGACCCTTGCCCGCAATGCCTTCGCGCGGGTGCAACTGACTTATACGCCCAACGGGCAGATCGCCTGCGAACAGACTCTCAGCCGCTTTGGCACACATACCCAGCTGCGCCATGAATACGACGCCCTGGGCAACCGTATCACCACCACGCTGCCGGATGGCCGCCAACTGAATACGCTGACGTACGGCAGCGGGCACGTTCATCAGATCAACCTCGACTTTCAGGTTATCTGCGACTTCGAGCGCGACTCCTTGCACCGGGAAACAGGCCGCACTCAAGGTGCGCTGCGCAGCCGCTACGAGTTCGACGCCCTGGGCCGGCTGCTCGCCAGTCACACTGAACGTCCCGATGCCGGGCTGCGCCCAGCGAATGAACAGGCGACCGGCCAGCAGCCCAAGGCCACCAGTGCCGGCCAGCGCATCGCCCGCCGTTACCGTTACGACACCACAGGCCAACTCCTTACGCTGGACGACGCCCGCGCGGGCCAAACCCAGTACCGCTACGACGCCATCGGCCGACTGCTTGCGGCAGGCACACCGACGCAACAGGAACATTTCGCCTTCGACCCCGCGCATAACCTGATCGAGTCGGGGGCTGACACGCAAGAATCCGCCGACACACCTGCGGCGATCCACTGGAGTGATGAAGGTTGGATCGAGTACCTGCGCACCCAGCGGCCAAGCTCTAATCATCCGCCTCTGACAGCGCAGGACATGCTACTCGATCCCCGCCAATGGCCTGCCGGCAAGGGCAATCGTCTGGCTGTCTGGCAGGAACATCGCTACGCCTATGATCACTGGGGCAACTGCACTGACAAGCGCAGCGGGCCACACCGTCATCTGCACATGCAGTGGGATGCAGCGCATCAGTTAAGCGCAGTGCGTATCGACGATGCCCGCACCCAGGAATCGCAATACTGGGCTTACGCCTACGACCCCTTCGGCCGGCGCATTGCCAAATGGCACACCAATGAAGCGGGGCAGCGTCCGGCGCCTGAAGCCATCACCCACTTCAGCTGGGACGGCAACCGGCTGCTGACCGAACAGCAGCTGTGCCGCACTCCGGATCAAAGCGAGCCGCAACTGCATCACAAACTTTACGTCTACGAGCCGGACAGCTTCGTGCCCCTTGCCCAGGTCCAGACCGTGCGCGCACCGGACGATCCGGACACCATTCTGCCCGACCCCGAAGAGGCCAGCCTGCAACAGCAATATCCGGACATCTGGGCCGCCAACGTGCTGCCGCTACAGCGGCGCATTGCCGCGCGCCTCAAGAACACCCTGCCCAAAGCCCCCGAACCACCGGCAAGCACAACGCAGATTCTCTACTACCACACCGACCACCTCGGCACCCCGCGAGAACTGACCAATGCCGAGGGCCACATCGTCTGGGAAGCTCGCTACAAGGCCTGGGGCCGCGTACATCAGATCGACTATCCAGCCGTGCCGCACACCATCGCCGACGGCAACACCCAGCGCCAGGTATGGATCGAGATCCCACCCGACGAACGCCCGGTGCAGAACCTCCGCTTTCAGGGGCAGTACCACGACGAAGAGACAGGGCTGCACTACAACCGGTTCAGGTACTATGATCCGGACTGCGGCCGCTTTGCGAGCCAGGATCCGATTGGGTTGGCAGGTGGGGTCAATACTTACCAGTATGCGCCGAATCCGATAAGCTGGATTGATCCGTTGGGGTTGTGTTGTGATGGAGTGGTTACAAAGGGCGCAGGGAAGTCACCCAACATCAATCCTGGAGATGTTGCCAATAGAACCCCCGAGCAAATTGATGCCCTCGCTAGAGAGCGGGGGCTAATCCCGAGAGGCCCTGATCCTCAAGCGGGCAGAGGCGCTTACGTTGATCCTGCAACAGGAAATCAGCGTGTGCTATGTCATACCAACTGCGCAAACCCGCACGCACACGTGAATAATCCACAGGGGCAGCGTTTGGACATTGACGGCAATGTGGTTTTGCCAGAATCTCCAGCAGCTCATTTGCCGATAAATTACCCATAAGGTGACCGGTCATGATGCACGATTGGACGTTGTTGACACTGATAGTTGACTGGGCGAATGGTACGATTACGATTGCGTTTAGAAATTGCCAATCACAGGAAGTGTTTCTGATAGCAGAAGGGCTGATAGACCTGAGAGTGCCTAAGCGAGAAGAATGGGGCGGAAGTGTCTCCGTCAATGAGGTTGACGGGCCGAAGGTGCTTCAGAACGGAAGTTTGTACTTTTCCATAGAAATGCAGTCCGGCGACAAAATAGAGATGGAGGCAAGGTCTATTTCTTTGCCAGACGGTTAGTTTGTCGCAAAGGAGGCAAACCCTCTTGAGGGAACTAAATATACCGACAAGGTTACGCGCCAAATGGAAGGTAAAGACCTTGACCATAATTCCCCGAGCTTAATTGATAAACAAGCTGGTGCGGCCAAGGTCAAAAAGATAACCGGCGGTGATGGTATTGAGCGAACCAAGGTGGAGCTGCCCGGCAGTGTAAACGGTAAAGACGGTAATTTCGAGGGCGGAGAAAAGGGGACAGATTTATTTTAAGGAGGTTGTAGATGCCCAGGATGGGTCGAGTGGTATTGCCGAACTACCCGCACCACGTAGTGCAGCGGGGCCATAATCGTCAAGTGGTGTTTGCTTGCGAGGATGACTTTCAGCGCTACCTGTCAGATATGCGGGAGTTGAAAGAGGCCTTTCAAATCAAGCTTTATGCATGGTGCCTGATGACCAATCATGTGCATCTTCTCGTCTGCCCAGAAAGCGCGGCAGGCCTTGGCCAGTTTATGAAATCGCTGGCAGCCAGAGCTACGCGCGAGGGTGTTCAAAACTCTGTGTCACCGACAGCAGCGTCACAGACTGATGTATTCGTCCAGGCGCTCGGGGAAGTGGATGGCCATCTGCGACAGCGTCAGGTTCCAGTTCTGAACGGGGTGGGTCCAGCGCTCGGATGCCTTGAGTATACCGGCATAGAACAGCTTCAGTAAGGCGTTCTCACTGGCAAAGCCGCCCTTGGTCTTGGTCAGCTTGCGGAACTGGCGATGCACAGCCTCCACCGCATTGGTGGTGTAAATCGCAGTGCGGACGTAATCGGGATATTTGAAGTAGGCCGATAGGGTTGGCCATTTGCCCCGCCAAGACTTGATCACCATTGGATATTTCTCGCCCCATTTGGCTTCCAGTTCATCGAGTGCGATTTCTGCGGCGTTCAGCGTTGCAGCCTTGTAGACGGGCTTCAGATCAGCCATGAAGGCTTTCTGGTTTTTCGATGCGACATACTTCAGCGAGTTGCGGATCTGGTGAATCACGCAATGCTGGATTTCCGTTTTCGGGTAAATGCTCTCGATGGCTTCCGGGAAGCCTTTCAGGCCATCTACACAGGCGATCAGGATGTCCTTAACGCCACGATTGTAGAGGTCTGTCAGCACGGAGAGCCAGTGATGGGCGCCTTCCTGGTCGGACAGATACAGGCCAAGCAGCTCCTTCTTTCCCTCGATGTTCAGGGCGAGAATGGTGTAGATGGCCTTGCTGACGTAACGCCCGTTTTCCTTGATTTTGTAGTGAATGGCGTCAAGCCAGACAATTGGATAGATGACTTCAAGATCACGCTCTCGCCATGCCTGTAGCTCTGGCAGAAGTTTGTCGGTGACAGCATTGATGGTGCCGTTGGACAGCTCAATATCATATAACTCAGCAATGTGAGCGCGGATGTCCTGGTAGCTGTTGCCGAGCGCAAACAGGGCCAGGATTTTGCGCTCCAGCTCATCGGTCAGGTGCGTCTGGTGTTTCTTGATAAGCTGGGGCTCGAAGGTGCCGCTGCGGTCACGGGGCGTCTTCAATTCGAAGCTGCCGACGGGGCCTTTCATGGTCTTGCCAGTCGTGCCATTCTTGCGGTTCGGCGTGGCTTCTTTGGCAAGATGATTGTCCAACTCAGCCTGCATGGCGGCTTCGGTGAGTTGCTTGATCAACGGCGTGAGAATGCCGTCTTTACCGGTCAAATCCTGGCCGTCACGCAGGGCTTGCAGGGCGGCGTCAATGTCGAATGTGGGTTTGCTCATGGTTCACCTCTCTGATGAGTAGATTAAAGAGGTGACACAGAATTATGAACACTACAGATGTTTGGCGCTACGACGGCAGTATCTGGCGACAGTGCGACTTCCCGAGCAATGAGCAACTGGGAACAGTGACGGTTGCCCCCGATGGCAAGGTCTATATCTCCGGTGAAGGCGGCAGCCTGTGGGTGGGGGAGACGGATACCTGGGAGCGGGTTGGTGGCTTGGGCTCCAGTATTCTGTTCAACGACAGTGTGTGGTTCGACGGCATGCTGTGGCTCAGCTCTGATTACCAGCTACGGGTCTGGGATGGCCAGCGGTTACGCCGTCCCACGCATAACGGCAAGGATATTACCCACGCAGGCTTTCTGGATGCCTATGACGGTCTACTGGTGGCGGCCACCCGGCATGAGGTTCATGCCTATGACGGCAGCAACTGGCACTGCCTGGTCAAACCGTATCACCAGGGAGAGAGCTGATGGGGGCGAGCTTTTAATGAAAACAGCGCTATCAATCAAGGTGTCCATTCTACTGTCACGCCGCAACTGGCTGATTCTTGGCTTAACGCTTCTGCTCACTGCCTGCTTTCCAGGCAGTGGCCAAGGTAGCCGTTTTATGAACCATTCATACCCCGCCAGCACCTTCTTCGAGGGCCACTATCTGCTGCTGGCCCGGGCGATCGAACGCAACGACATGGCCCAGCTAAGGCAACTGGCAGAGGGGCAGGACCTAAGTCTTAAAGGCGAAAAGGACATGGACCTGATGTGGTTCGCTATCGCCAACGAAAACTTCGATGCCATCCAAACATTGGTGGAGTTGGGTGTTAATCCGGACGCACAAATAGCACAAGGCATCGGTAGCGCCTTGCAATTTACCTTCATGAAGCACGATGACACTCGTTACCTCAAGGCCATGCTCGACGGGGGGATCTCACCCAATCATCAACACCCACGGCAAGAGCTGATGCTTCAGCGTGGGGTTTTCGGCGGGCTGGAACATGTCAAGCTGTTGCTGGAACGTGGTACCCATATCGATGCCCGTGACAGCATTGGGGGAACTGCATTGCATAGTGCCACTACAAGCGTGGAGCCTGATATTGCAATCTATCTTGTTAATCAAGGTGCCGACTTCAATACCTACAAAACAAATGGATCATCGGTAAGTTGGTCCGTATATCTATCAGTTCAAGATATGCGCCCCGGCAACCCCATCCATACCCAATTCCTCGAACTTCGCGACCTGATGATCGAAAAGGGCGCCAAGTGGCCACCAGATTCGCCTATCGAGGTACGTGACCAGATGCGCGCCCGAGGCGAAAACCCGCCCGTTCCACCCGGACAGCCGCGCTGATCTAACCACTGTCGCGCAGCTTGCTCGTTTAACGGGGTGTTCATCATCGGTGGGCAGATCAGGCTGACACTACTATGATTAGGTTCGAAAACAATTGGGTGCTTCGGATAGACATCCGAGACGCAGCGAATACGGGCCGGAAGCAATGCAACGCCGTGTTCCGGGCGAGCCTATTTCCAACTGCGTTGATGTCCGGACTGAGTAGAGCGCTAGACCTAGCCTCGTGTAGTCATTGCCCAATCAGTCGTGACGCAGTTCAGAGTCTGATGAGATCTCCTGCATCTGTTCGCGGCGCTGGTAAATCCGCTTGCTTAAAGCCAGCAACACTTCATCACGGGCTTCGCTGTATTCCGGCGAGTCTATATCTCGCAGAGCCATGTAACGCTCTTCAAGTCCTAGGATGCTGGCAGATAAGTTGTCGACATAATCAGGGCCGAGATAACCGACCAATGCGCCTAGCCGTTGAATAGTGTGCCGGTACTTGGTCACAGCTTTCAGAAAGCCTTCAGGGTTCGACATGATGCTTTGTCCGATCAGCCAACGGAGATGCAAGGATTCAGCTCCATCTGTATACCCCATACATTCAAAAGCCACCTCCAGTGCCAGAGGGTGACCTTCCAGAACCATTTGTTCGAATTCAGGCGTCCTTTCCGTTATGGGGTGAGTTGCCTGTTGGCTGAAATACTGCATCAGGGCTTGCTGTGTAATCTTGCTTGGTGCACTGGTAAAGGCTTCAAAAGCCGCCAGCGTTTTTTCAGAGTCGCTTTTGGCTGCATTGGCAAACGGGCTTATCAGGCCTGCGGCCAGCATGAACACAAGCAAAACGAGTCCTGGCAACACTGGGCGAGTCGGTGCTTGC
This sequence is a window from Halopseudomonas salegens. Protein-coding genes within it:
- a CDS encoding ankyrin repeat domain-containing protein; the encoded protein is MKTALSIKVSILLSRRNWLILGLTLLLTACFPGSGQGSRFMNHSYPASTFFEGHYLLLARAIERNDMAQLRQLAEGQDLSLKGEKDMDLMWFAIANENFDAIQTLVELGVNPDAQIAQGIGSALQFTFMKHDDTRYLKAMLDGGISPNHQHPRQELMLQRGVFGGLEHVKLLLERGTHIDARDSIGGTALHSATTSVEPDIAIYLVNQGADFNTYKTNGSSVSWSVYLSVQDMRPGNPIHTQFLELRDLMIEKGAKWPPDSPIEVRDQMRARGENPPVPPGQPR
- a CDS encoding RHS repeat-associated core domain-containing protein; this translates as MSITPPNIQLATGACVLQGEDELDFTLDGAFALQWQRTYLSNNDDCGLLGPGWTLPLSFALERSDSHLFFIDLQGRRTQFPLLDVGERFFSRFEHTTLLRSAEQQYELITPEGLRLLFSPLASPGYTNTTDALRLPLQGLRDPNGNGWHLQYDARGLPLELEGTDGYRVAFVYDDGFDSPRLREVRYLADTGAANNFFSRSSRLLVEYRYNSTGDLTAVLDAEGRYCRRFDYANHTLSAHWQPSGQVVRFGWSAHHPDGQVLSVQTSSERQWWLHYDTAERSTRITEQSEGLSRFSIQYFDAEQRLIALHDALGNITRSERDAFGHVIAHIDPQGATTRYSYDEHGNVLVITWPDGTIDALQWDANLRKPVAHTNPLGHTTRYDYDARGNLMRVTAADGSQTTYERDARGLPVAIIDAHDKRRILRLDAIGRVVEYTDCSGQRTHYEWDIYGNLVAFTDALGQRTRYTYRFINRQACLVKLDLPGGSCERFAYDAQSNLIAHHDAMGRTTRYQFDSEGRPLARTDAIGHRLDYRYDGFGRLITLRNENNSYYHFAWDNLDRLIAEQGFDGRRIDYRYDAAGHLLESVDGVPVGGPMLGHGCTSVLRSYYQRDALGRLLEKRAARPGAPALRTRYAYDDAGQLTLARNAFARVQLTYTPNGQIACEQTLSRFGTHTQLRHEYDALGNRITTTLPDGRQLNTLTYGSGHVHQINLDFQVICDFERDSLHRETGRTQGALRSRYEFDALGRLLASHTERPDAGLRPANEQATGQQPKATSAGQRIARRYRYDTTGQLLTLDDARAGQTQYRYDAIGRLLAAGTPTQQEHFAFDPAHNLIESGADTQESADTPAAIHWSDEGWIEYLRTQRPSSNHPPLTAQDMLLDPRQWPAGKGNRLAVWQEHRYAYDHWGNCTDKRSGPHRHLHMQWDAAHQLSAVRIDDARTQESQYWAYAYDPFGRRIAKWHTNEAGQRPAPEAITHFSWDGNRLLTEQQLCRTPDQSEPQLHHKLYVYEPDSFVPLAQVQTVRAPDDPDTILPDPEEASLQQQYPDIWAANVLPLQRRIAARLKNTLPKAPEPPASTTQILYYHTDHLGTPRELTNAEGHIVWEARYKAWGRVHQIDYPAVPHTIADGNTQRQVWIEIPPDERPVQNLRFQGQYHDEETGLHYNRFRYYDPDCGRFASQDPIGLAGGVNTYQYAPNPISWIDPLGLCCDGVVTKGAGKSPNINPGDVANRTPEQIDALARERGLIPRGPDPQAGRGAYVDPATGNQRVLCHTNCANPHAHVNNPQGQRLDIDGNVVLPESPAAHLPINYP
- a CDS encoding IS256 family transposase, which produces MSKPTFDIDAALQALRDGQDLTGKDGILTPLIKQLTEAAMQAELDNHLAKEATPNRKNGTTGKTMKGPVGSFELKTPRDRSGTFEPQLIKKHQTHLTDELERKILALFALGNSYQDIRAHIAELYDIELSNGTINAVTDKLLPELQAWRERDLEVIYPIVWLDAIHYKIKENGRYVSKAIYTILALNIEGKKELLGLYLSDQEGAHHWLSVLTDLYNRGVKDILIACVDGLKGFPEAIESIYPKTEIQHCVIHQIRNSLKYVASKNQKAFMADLKPVYKAATLNAAEIALDELEAKWGEKYPMVIKSWRGKWPTLSAYFKYPDYVRTAIYTTNAVEAVHRQFRKLTKTKGGFASENALLKLFYAGILKASERWTHPVQNWNLTLSQMAIHFPERLDEYISL